A window of Amycolatopsis australiensis contains these coding sequences:
- a CDS encoding Clp protease N-terminal domain-containing protein translates to MTLPANIKLDDLINAIKSNNEQDALAQLTDAVYVGQHLGEIADHLIGHFVDQARRSGASWTEIGKSMGVTKQAAQKRFVPKVDPGGDPTGSIERVYGRYTDRARHVIVEAQKAAVAHGNAEIDTVHLVLGLLSEPAALAAGAIIAQGVTLDAVREAAEARLPERVEEPSVVPPFSAAGKKTLELTLREGLRLGHNYIGTEHILLALLEQREGAGFEVLDGLGVKKDKAEAKIQEVLAEILAARGQ, encoded by the coding sequence ATGACCCTTCCGGCCAACATCAAGCTCGACGACCTCATCAACGCCATCAAGAGCAACAACGAACAGGACGCACTGGCCCAGCTGACCGACGCCGTCTACGTCGGCCAGCACCTCGGGGAGATCGCCGACCACCTGATCGGCCACTTCGTCGACCAGGCCCGGCGCTCCGGGGCCTCGTGGACCGAGATCGGCAAGAGCATGGGCGTGACCAAGCAGGCCGCCCAAAAGCGGTTCGTGCCGAAGGTCGATCCCGGCGGCGACCCGACCGGCAGCATCGAACGCGTCTACGGCCGCTACACCGACCGGGCCCGGCACGTCATCGTGGAGGCGCAGAAGGCCGCCGTCGCGCACGGCAACGCCGAAATCGACACCGTGCACCTGGTGCTCGGGCTGCTCAGCGAGCCGGCGGCGCTCGCCGCGGGCGCGATCATCGCGCAGGGCGTCACGCTCGACGCCGTGCGGGAAGCCGCCGAAGCGCGGCTGCCCGAGCGGGTCGAGGAACCGTCCGTCGTGCCGCCGTTCAGCGCCGCCGGGAAGAAGACTCTCGAGCTGACGCTGCGCGAGGGCCTGCGGCTCGGGCACAACTACATCGGCACCGAGCACATCCTCCTGGCGCTGCTGGAACAGCGCGAAGGCGCCGGCTTCGAGGTGCTCGACGGCCTGGGCGTCAAGAAGGACAAGGCCGAGGCCAAGATCCAGGAGGTGCTGGCGGAGATCCTCGCCGCACGGGGGCAGTGA
- a CDS encoding TetR/AcrR family transcriptional regulator, with protein sequence MAGKGEAADPGWEEDPPGGRSARVREAVHDAVVELHAAGEIDAAIPRIAERAGVNPTSVYRRWGSRDHLLLTALSAGPARDAGRSG encoded by the coding sequence GTGGCCGGGAAAGGCGAGGCCGCCGATCCAGGATGGGAGGAGGACCCGCCCGGAGGCCGCAGCGCCCGCGTCCGAGAGGCGGTGCACGACGCCGTCGTCGAGCTGCACGCCGCCGGGGAGATCGACGCCGCCATTCCCCGGATCGCCGAACGCGCGGGTGTGAACCCGACGAGCGTCTACCGGCGCTGGGGCAGCCGCGACCACCTGCTGCTCACGGCGCTTTCAGCAGGTCCGGCTCGCGACGCCGGCCGAAGTGGTTGA
- a CDS encoding alkaline phosphatase — translation MRSGVLVAALVLFGSGVAASAAEPAAAHARNVIYIQGDGLGPGQRELIRLATVGRHGDLAMNRLPVTGLVHTDPDDPEEVVTDSAAAATALATGHKTRNGAVGVDPAGRPLRTVLEDAKRAGKATGLVTTAQVTGASPAAFAAHVPSRDAQSDIARQYLVDSRPDVLLGGGEDWWFPKGEPGAWPDKPGEESRSTHGNLVAQAQRTGYTYVRNAQELQRTRASRILGLFANEDMVDYGPDGVGKYAPSVPLVQMAKKALDTLSANPHGFFLFLEEEGIDGMSHENNAHAVIDAGRALDATVAEVLRFVRSHPDTLVIVGGDHETGGLSIENADGPNEGDEDGPFPVPGTNLAFKVDWTTGDHSGASTPVTATGPGSAALDGTVDNTDVHRAMAQAFGS, via the coding sequence ATGCGGTCAGGGGTTCTCGTGGCGGCACTGGTCCTGTTCGGCTCGGGCGTGGCGGCGTCGGCGGCGGAACCGGCGGCGGCGCACGCGCGGAACGTCATCTACATCCAGGGCGACGGCCTCGGCCCCGGGCAGCGGGAGCTGATCCGGCTCGCGACCGTCGGCAGGCACGGCGACCTCGCGATGAACCGGCTGCCGGTCACCGGGCTCGTGCACACCGACCCGGACGACCCCGAGGAGGTCGTCACCGACTCCGCCGCCGCGGCCACGGCGCTGGCGACCGGGCACAAGACCCGCAACGGCGCGGTCGGGGTCGACCCGGCGGGCCGTCCGCTGCGGACGGTGCTCGAAGACGCGAAACGCGCGGGCAAGGCGACCGGCCTGGTCACGACCGCGCAGGTCACCGGCGCGTCGCCGGCGGCGTTCGCCGCGCACGTCCCCAGCCGCGACGCCCAGAGCGACATCGCCCGCCAGTACCTCGTCGACAGCCGGCCCGACGTCCTGCTCGGCGGCGGGGAGGACTGGTGGTTCCCGAAGGGCGAGCCGGGCGCGTGGCCGGACAAGCCCGGCGAGGAAAGCCGGAGCACGCACGGCAACCTCGTCGCGCAGGCCCAGCGCACCGGCTACACCTACGTCCGCAACGCCCAGGAGCTCCAGCGGACACGGGCGTCACGGATCCTCGGGCTGTTCGCCAACGAGGACATGGTCGACTACGGCCCGGACGGCGTCGGGAAGTACGCGCCGAGCGTTCCGCTGGTCCAGATGGCGAAGAAGGCACTGGACACGCTGTCGGCCAACCCGCACGGGTTCTTCCTCTTCCTCGAAGAGGAAGGCATCGACGGCATGTCGCACGAGAACAACGCGCACGCGGTGATCGACGCGGGCCGCGCGCTCGACGCCACGGTCGCCGAGGTGCTCCGGTTCGTCCGGAGCCACCCGGACACACTGGTGATCGTCGGCGGCGACCACGAGACCGGCGGCCTGAGCATCGAGAACGCCGACGGGCCGAACGAGGGCGACGAGGACGGGCCGTTCCCGGTGCCCGGCACGAACCTGGCGTTCAAGGTGGACTGGACGACGGGCGACCACAGCGGCGCGAGCACGCCGGTGACGGCGACCGGGCCCGGCTCAGCCGCGCTCGACGGGACCGTCGACAACACCGACGTCCACCGCGCGATGGCGCAGGCCTTCGGCAGTTGA
- a CDS encoding NAD(P)/FAD-dependent oxidoreductase, translating to MGGQNTVLVVGSGQSGFQAVASLRDRGFDGRVVLVGDEPGVPYQRPPLSKAYLAGTAGLEQLHLRGMDFFAEKDIELVAGRVVAIDRGASRVRLEDGAELAYDFLVLATGARNRTLPVPGADLPGVLALRTRDDADRLRESLAHAGNVVVIGGGFIGLEFASHAGRPVTIVEAQDRLLSRVATPEISAYFAALHREAGHTVLLGQGVSALHGDSRVREVELSDGTRLPADLVVVAVGVVPETALASAAGLAVDNGVVVDEHLRTSDEKIFAIGDCANFPCVQAGTATRLESVQNAVDQARCVAAAITGAPEPYASLPWFWTDQSGAKLQIAGILAGADRTVVAGDPAAGKFSVLSFRDDVLIAVESVNRPADHIAARRLFTADPRPAYADLEASGFDLKAHLKSRAA from the coding sequence ATGGGTGGACAGAACACGGTGCTCGTCGTCGGATCGGGGCAGAGCGGGTTCCAGGCTGTGGCTTCGCTGCGCGACCGCGGCTTCGACGGCCGGGTCGTGCTGGTCGGGGACGAGCCGGGCGTGCCGTACCAGCGGCCGCCGCTGTCGAAGGCCTACCTGGCCGGGACCGCCGGGCTCGAGCAGCTGCACCTGCGTGGGATGGACTTCTTCGCCGAGAAGGACATCGAACTGGTCGCCGGCCGGGTCGTGGCGATCGACCGCGGGGCTTCCCGCGTCCGGCTCGAAGACGGCGCCGAACTGGCCTACGACTTCCTCGTGCTGGCCACCGGCGCGCGCAACCGGACGCTGCCGGTGCCCGGCGCGGACCTGCCGGGCGTGCTGGCCCTGCGCACCCGCGACGACGCCGACCGGCTGCGTGAATCACTGGCGCACGCCGGGAACGTCGTCGTGATCGGCGGCGGGTTCATCGGGCTGGAGTTCGCTTCGCACGCCGGCCGGCCGGTGACCATCGTCGAGGCTCAGGACCGGCTGCTCAGCCGCGTCGCGACGCCTGAGATCTCCGCGTATTTCGCGGCGCTGCACCGCGAAGCCGGGCACACGGTGCTGCTCGGCCAAGGCGTTTCGGCACTGCACGGCGACTCGCGGGTGCGGGAGGTCGAGCTGTCCGACGGCACCCGGCTGCCCGCCGACCTGGTCGTGGTCGCCGTCGGCGTGGTGCCCGAGACGGCGCTCGCGTCCGCGGCGGGGCTCGCCGTGGACAACGGCGTGGTCGTCGACGAGCACCTGCGGACGTCGGACGAGAAGATCTTCGCGATCGGCGACTGCGCGAACTTCCCCTGCGTGCAGGCGGGCACCGCGACCCGGCTCGAGTCCGTGCAGAACGCCGTCGACCAGGCCCGGTGCGTGGCCGCGGCGATCACCGGCGCTCCGGAGCCGTACGCGAGCCTGCCGTGGTTCTGGACCGACCAGTCGGGGGCGAAGCTGCAGATCGCCGGGATCCTCGCGGGCGCCGACCGGACGGTGGTCGCCGGCGACCCGGCCGCGGGCAAGTTCTCCGTGCTGTCCTTCCGCGACGACGTGCTGATCGCGGTGGAGTCGGTGAACCGCCCAGCTGACCACATCGCCGCGCGGCGGCTGTTCACCGCCGACCCGCGCCCGGCCTACGCCGACCTCGAAGCGAGCGGCTTCGACCTCAAGGCGCACCTGAAGTCGCGAGCCGCCTGA
- the gndA gene encoding NADP-dependent phosphogluconate dehydrogenase: MSKKASIGVTGLAVMGRNLARNLARHGHTVALHNRSEERTRALVEQFGDEGDFIPAYSAREFVDALERPRQVVIMVKAGAPTDAVIEEFAPLLEEGDVIVDAGNAHFADTRRREKALRERGLHFVGTGVSGGEEGALHGPSIMPGGSKESYESLGPLFEDISAKVDGEPCCTHVGADGAGHFVKMVHNGIEYADMQLIAESFDLLRHAGGYSPAEIADVFRTWNTGRLDSYLIEITAEVLAHVDAASGKPFVDVVEDAAEQKGTGRWTVQIGLDLGVPISGIAEAVFARSLSGSKSLRAAARGLGGPSAAPLSGSALERFADDVEQALYASKVVAYAQGFNQIQAGATEYGWDIDLGKVASIWRGGCIIRAKFLNDITSAYADEPELPTLLTSGGFRKAVEDAQDSWRSVISTAVKLGIPTPGFSTALAYYDGLRADRLPAALVQGQRDFFGAHTYRRVDREGSFHTAWAAEGRPESEA; encoded by the coding sequence ATGAGCAAGAAGGCGAGCATCGGGGTCACCGGCCTGGCGGTCATGGGCCGCAACCTGGCCCGCAACCTGGCCCGGCACGGGCACACGGTGGCCCTGCACAACCGGTCCGAGGAGCGGACCCGCGCGCTGGTGGAGCAGTTCGGCGACGAGGGCGACTTCATCCCGGCGTACTCCGCGCGGGAGTTCGTCGACGCGCTGGAGCGGCCCCGGCAGGTCGTGATCATGGTCAAGGCGGGCGCCCCGACGGACGCCGTCATCGAGGAGTTCGCGCCGCTGCTGGAAGAGGGCGATGTGATCGTCGACGCCGGCAACGCGCACTTCGCCGACACGCGCCGCCGCGAGAAGGCGCTGCGCGAGCGGGGCCTGCACTTCGTCGGCACCGGCGTCTCGGGCGGCGAGGAGGGCGCGCTGCACGGGCCGAGCATCATGCCCGGCGGCTCGAAGGAGTCGTACGAGTCACTCGGCCCGCTGTTCGAGGACATCTCGGCGAAGGTCGACGGCGAGCCGTGCTGCACGCACGTCGGCGCGGACGGTGCCGGCCACTTCGTCAAGATGGTGCACAACGGCATCGAGTACGCCGACATGCAGCTGATCGCGGAGTCGTTCGACCTGCTGCGGCACGCGGGCGGCTACTCCCCCGCCGAGATCGCCGACGTCTTCCGCACGTGGAACACCGGGCGGCTCGACTCGTACCTGATCGAGATCACCGCCGAGGTGCTCGCGCACGTCGACGCCGCGTCCGGCAAGCCGTTCGTGGACGTCGTCGAGGACGCCGCCGAGCAGAAGGGCACCGGCCGCTGGACCGTGCAGATCGGCCTCGACCTCGGCGTGCCGATCTCGGGCATCGCCGAAGCCGTCTTCGCCCGTTCGCTGTCCGGGTCCAAGTCGCTGCGCGCAGCGGCCCGCGGGCTCGGCGGTCCTTCCGCGGCGCCGCTTTCCGGGTCGGCGCTGGAGCGCTTCGCCGACGACGTCGAGCAGGCGCTGTATGCGTCGAAGGTCGTCGCGTACGCGCAGGGCTTCAACCAGATCCAGGCGGGCGCGACGGAGTACGGCTGGGACATCGATCTGGGCAAGGTCGCCTCGATCTGGCGCGGCGGCTGCATCATCCGCGCGAAGTTCCTCAACGACATCACCTCGGCCTACGCCGACGAGCCGGAGCTGCCGACGCTGCTGACGTCCGGCGGCTTCCGCAAGGCGGTCGAGGACGCGCAGGACTCGTGGCGCTCGGTGATCTCGACGGCGGTCAAGCTCGGCATCCCGACACCGGGCTTCTCGACGGCGCTGGCGTACTACGACGGCCTCCGCGCCGACCGCCTCCCGGCGGCGCTGGTCCAGGGCCAGCGCGACTTCTTCGGCGCCCACACCTACCGCCGGGTGGACCGCGAAGGCTCGTTCCACACGGCCTGGGCGGCCGAGGGCCGTCCCGAGTCCGAAGCCTGA
- a CDS encoding nucleobase:cation symporter-2 family protein: MTKHPVDEVLPAGRLALLGLQHMSIMYAGSVAVPLIVGSALKLDPATIGLLVNADLLVAGIATLIQAVGIGKLLGIRLPVVAGATFTVVNPMILIASQYGLPAVYGAMLASGVFGLLIAKPFAKLIRFFPPLVTGTLLLVIGVSLLGPGAQMIAGHDPASPDYAAPSHIGLAFGVLALLVLFTRVLRGFANQIGPLLALAIGLVIAIPMGLVHWDGLRAAGWFGLASPFHFGAPAFPVAAILSMCVVMLVTFTESTADMIAVGEITGRPPTDADLARGLATDGVSAVLGGVMNSFPDTAFAQNVGLVRMTGVRSRWVVAVTGGILVLMGLVPKVGAFIAAIPEPVVGGVAVVMFAMVAAVGAQNLRTVEFSGNHNTFIVAVALGVGLLPAFAPDFFKHFPAWLQTICGSSITVAAVLAFALNLLFNHFGRRREPDLLKAP; encoded by the coding sequence ATGACGAAACACCCGGTCGACGAGGTCCTGCCCGCCGGACGGCTGGCCCTGCTGGGCCTGCAGCACATGTCGATCATGTACGCCGGCTCGGTCGCCGTGCCGCTGATCGTCGGCAGCGCGCTCAAGCTCGACCCGGCGACGATCGGCTTGCTGGTCAACGCCGACCTGCTGGTCGCGGGCATCGCGACGCTGATACAGGCGGTCGGCATCGGGAAGCTGCTCGGCATCCGGCTGCCGGTGGTGGCCGGGGCGACGTTCACCGTCGTCAACCCGATGATCCTGATCGCGTCCCAGTACGGGCTGCCCGCGGTCTACGGCGCGATGCTGGCCTCCGGCGTGTTCGGGCTGCTCATCGCGAAGCCGTTCGCGAAGCTGATCCGGTTCTTCCCGCCGCTGGTGACCGGCACCCTGCTGCTCGTCATCGGCGTCTCGCTGCTCGGCCCGGGCGCGCAGATGATCGCCGGCCACGACCCGGCGTCTCCGGACTACGCGGCGCCGTCGCACATCGGGCTGGCGTTCGGCGTGCTCGCGCTGCTGGTGCTGTTCACGCGGGTGCTGCGCGGGTTCGCCAACCAGATCGGCCCGCTGCTCGCGCTGGCGATCGGGCTGGTGATCGCGATCCCGATGGGGCTGGTGCACTGGGACGGCCTGCGCGCGGCCGGCTGGTTCGGGCTGGCGTCCCCGTTCCACTTCGGCGCGCCGGCGTTCCCGGTCGCGGCGATCCTGTCGATGTGCGTGGTCATGCTGGTGACGTTCACCGAGTCGACGGCGGACATGATCGCCGTCGGCGAGATCACCGGGCGGCCGCCGACCGACGCCGACCTGGCGCGCGGCCTGGCCACCGACGGCGTCTCGGCCGTGCTCGGCGGCGTCATGAACTCCTTCCCCGACACGGCGTTCGCGCAGAACGTCGGCCTGGTGCGGATGACCGGGGTGCGCAGCCGCTGGGTGGTCGCGGTGACCGGCGGGATCCTGGTGCTGATGGGTCTGGTGCCGAAGGTCGGCGCGTTCATCGCGGCCATCCCGGAGCCGGTGGTCGGCGGGGTCGCGGTCGTGATGTTCGCGATGGTCGCCGCGGTGGGCGCGCAGAACCTGCGCACGGTGGAGTTCTCGGGCAACCACAACACGTTCATCGTCGCGGTGGCGCTGGGCGTCGGCCTGCTGCCGGCGTTCGCGCCGGACTTCTTCAAGCACTTCCCGGCGTGGCTGCAGACGATCTGCGGCAGCTCGATCACGGTGGCGGCGGTGCTGGCGTTCGCGCTGAACCTGCTGTTCAACCACTTCGGCCGGCGTCGCGAGCCGGACCTGCTGAAAGCGCCGTGA
- a CDS encoding IclR family transcriptional regulator: MRHSAKRPPSVVDRVLDLLGAFTAERPRLTLSELSRRAGLPLSTTHRLAGELTRRGALVRDEAGVYRVGLWLWEVASLAPHGAELRESAMPFLEDLYEATHQNVQLAVLDGPEVVYVERIAGRGAVNVLTRVGGRLPAHATGVGQVLLAHAPPHVQEEVLTGPLKSFTPKTISSPSRLRRVLADVRRDGYAISDGQVELIALSVAAPVYDSADEVVAAISVVVPAEGTDPRTLVPAVRAAARGISRVLGAPRALRTAGGSSTS; encoded by the coding sequence GTGAGACACAGCGCGAAGCGGCCGCCGTCGGTCGTGGACCGCGTCCTCGACCTGCTGGGCGCGTTCACGGCCGAGCGGCCGCGGCTGACGCTGTCGGAGCTCAGTCGGCGCGCCGGGCTGCCGCTGTCGACCACCCACCGGCTGGCCGGCGAGCTGACCCGGCGTGGCGCGCTGGTCCGCGACGAAGCGGGCGTCTACCGCGTCGGGCTGTGGCTGTGGGAAGTCGCTTCGCTCGCTCCACACGGCGCGGAGCTGCGAGAGAGCGCGATGCCGTTCCTTGAGGACCTCTACGAGGCCACACACCAGAACGTGCAGCTCGCGGTCCTCGACGGGCCGGAAGTCGTCTACGTCGAGCGCATCGCCGGCCGCGGCGCGGTCAACGTCCTGACCCGCGTCGGCGGCCGGCTGCCCGCGCACGCCACCGGCGTCGGCCAGGTGCTGCTCGCGCACGCCCCGCCCCACGTCCAGGAGGAAGTGCTCACCGGGCCGCTGAAGTCGTTCACGCCCAAGACGATCAGCTCGCCGTCACGGCTGCGGCGGGTGCTGGCCGACGTCCGGCGGGACGGCTACGCGATCAGCGACGGCCAGGTCGAGCTGATCGCGCTGTCGGTCGCGGCGCCGGTGTACGACTCGGCCGACGAGGTCGTGGCGGCGATCTCGGTGGTCGTCCCGGCCGAGGGCACGGACCCGCGGACGCTGGTCCCGGCCGTGCGGGCGGCCGCACGGGGCATCTCCCGGGTGCTGGGGGCACCGCGGGCGCTGCGGACCGCCGGTGGTTCCTCGACGAGCTGA
- a CDS encoding NIPSNAP family protein: MITCVVDYVIDPAKLADFERFAAAWMRLVQREGGIHHGYFLPAEGASDEARALFSFESLAAYERYRTLFGVDRDFIEADKIREESGCVIRYRRTFMRPLLPGDDEDL, encoded by the coding sequence ATGATCACCTGCGTCGTCGACTACGTCATCGACCCCGCGAAGCTCGCCGACTTCGAGCGGTTCGCCGCCGCGTGGATGCGGCTGGTGCAGCGCGAGGGCGGCATCCACCACGGCTACTTCCTGCCGGCGGAGGGCGCGAGCGACGAAGCCCGTGCGCTGTTCAGCTTCGAGAGCCTCGCCGCGTACGAGCGCTACCGGACGCTGTTCGGCGTCGACCGGGACTTCATCGAGGCCGACAAGATCCGCGAAGAGAGCGGCTGCGTGATCCGGTACCGCCGGACGTTCATGCGGCCACTGCTGCCGGGCGACGACGAAGACCTGTGA
- a CDS encoding rhomboid-like protein: MTAEAEPMLLKAGQPIDEVAVLPRRVRRSLVRFVPNPRTTPFTFGYLVVLLGTTLLLKFADPALTARLLQLSSTDAHNLWRRPLTSLLTSALWLSDEGWLAYVVIFAIAVAPLERRFGVRRTAMVFFSGHVLATLVTELPVMALISAHVLPNSAGHWLDIGVSYGFFTTAGALVFLLPGRARLLALAATEAFIAAIWLSDDPASLDSVVTLLGHAVAAHFGLLFWGPRLGGASAGRALIPAGRHGPESVV, from the coding sequence ATGACCGCCGAAGCTGAGCCCATGCTGCTGAAAGCGGGACAGCCGATCGACGAGGTCGCCGTCTTGCCGCGCCGCGTCCGGCGGTCGCTGGTCCGGTTCGTCCCGAATCCGAGGACGACTCCGTTCACCTTCGGCTACCTGGTCGTCCTGCTCGGCACGACGCTGCTGCTCAAGTTCGCCGACCCCGCGCTGACCGCGCGGCTGCTCCAGCTGTCCAGCACCGACGCCCACAACCTGTGGCGGCGGCCGCTGACCTCGCTGCTGACCAGCGCGCTCTGGCTGTCCGACGAAGGCTGGCTGGCCTACGTCGTGATCTTCGCGATCGCCGTCGCGCCGCTGGAACGTCGGTTCGGCGTCCGCCGCACGGCGATGGTGTTCTTCTCCGGCCACGTGCTGGCCACCCTCGTCACCGAACTGCCGGTGATGGCGCTGATCAGCGCCCACGTCCTGCCGAACTCGGCCGGGCACTGGCTCGACATCGGCGTCAGCTACGGCTTCTTCACGACCGCCGGCGCGCTCGTGTTCCTCCTGCCCGGCCGGGCGCGGCTGCTGGCGCTGGCCGCCACCGAGGCGTTCATCGCGGCGATCTGGCTCAGCGACGACCCGGCGTCCCTCGACTCGGTCGTCACGCTGCTCGGCCACGCCGTCGCCGCGCACTTCGGACTGCTGTTCTGGGGCCCGCGGCTGGGCGGCGCATCCGCAGGCCGGGCCCTGATTCCGGCGGGTAGGCACGGACCGGAGTCGGTGGTGTAA
- a CDS encoding 5-methyltetrahydropteroyltriglutamate--homocysteine S-methyltransferase, which produces MTSGGIPQVGPPFRADHVGSLLRPPVLRDARRRHESGEIGAEQLRAVEDDAIRDVIKMQRAAGLRSATDGEFRRSSWHMDFIYALGGVSKSDERLHVKFHNLAGDLEFSPPGLQVDGKVRLDEPIFADHFKFLRSHVDPGVTPKLTIPSPSMVYYRGGRAAVSEIVYPDLEEFYADLSAAYRAEIAAVHGLGCRYLQLDDTSLAYLNDPAQRELVARMGGDPDRQHLRNIATLNAALEGRPDDLTVTTHLCRGNFRSSWVASGSYEFVAEALFGELGVDGFFLEFDDERSGGFEPLRFVPKDKKVVLGLVTTKRPELEDPDVLVRRIEEASRYVDVDQLCLSPQCGFSSTEEGNDLTADDQLRKLELIVATADRVWGGH; this is translated from the coding sequence ATGACTTCGGGTGGCATTCCCCAGGTGGGCCCGCCGTTCCGCGCCGATCACGTCGGGAGCCTCCTGCGGCCCCCGGTGCTGCGCGACGCGCGACGGCGGCACGAAAGCGGCGAGATCGGCGCGGAGCAGCTGCGCGCGGTCGAGGACGACGCGATTCGCGACGTCATCAAGATGCAGCGGGCGGCCGGGCTCCGCTCGGCCACCGACGGCGAGTTCCGGCGCTCGTCGTGGCACATGGACTTCATCTACGCGCTCGGCGGCGTCTCGAAGAGTGACGAGCGGCTGCACGTCAAGTTCCACAACCTCGCCGGGGACCTCGAGTTCAGCCCGCCGGGGCTGCAGGTCGACGGCAAGGTGCGGCTCGACGAGCCGATCTTCGCCGACCACTTCAAATTCCTGCGGTCGCATGTGGACCCGGGCGTGACACCGAAGCTGACCATCCCGTCGCCGAGCATGGTCTACTACCGCGGCGGCCGGGCGGCGGTCAGCGAGATCGTCTACCCCGACCTCGAAGAGTTCTACGCCGACCTGAGCGCGGCGTACCGGGCCGAGATCGCCGCCGTGCACGGCCTCGGCTGCCGGTACCTGCAGCTCGACGACACCAGCCTCGCCTACCTCAACGACCCGGCGCAGCGGGAGCTCGTCGCGCGGATGGGCGGCGACCCGGACCGCCAGCACCTGCGCAACATCGCGACGCTGAACGCCGCGCTCGAAGGCCGTCCCGACGACCTCACGGTGACGACCCACCTGTGCCGCGGCAACTTCCGTTCGTCGTGGGTGGCTTCCGGCAGCTACGAGTTCGTCGCGGAGGCGCTCTTCGGCGAGCTGGGTGTGGACGGGTTCTTCCTGGAGTTCGACGACGAACGCTCCGGCGGCTTCGAGCCGCTGCGGTTCGTGCCGAAGGACAAGAAGGTCGTGCTCGGCCTGGTCACGACCAAGCGGCCGGAACTGGAGGACCCGGACGTGCTGGTGCGGCGGATCGAAGAGGCGTCGCGCTACGTCGACGTCGACCAGCTCTGCCTGTCGCCGCAGTGCGGGTTCTCCTCGACCGAGGAGGGCAACGACCTGACCGCGGACGACCAGCTGCGGAAGCTGGAGCTGATCGTGGCGACCGCCGACCGCGTCTGGGGCGGCCACTGA